Proteins encoded in a region of the Sugiyamaella lignohabitans strain CBS 10342 chromosome B, complete sequence genome:
- the ITC1 gene encoding Itc1p (Subunit of ATP-dependent Isw2p-Itc1p chromatin remodeling complex; required for repression of a-specific genes, repression of early meiotic genes during mitotic growth, and repression of INO1; similar to mammalian Acf1p, the regulatory subunit of the mammalian ATP-utilizing chromatin assembly and modifying factor (ACF) complex; ITC1 has a paralog, YPL216W, that arose from the whole genome duplication; GO_component: GO:0008623 - CHRAC [Evidence IPI] [PMID 14673157]; GO_component: GO:0005634 - nucleus [Evidence IEA,IEA]; GO_component: GO:0005634 - nucleus [Evidence IDA] [PMID 22842922]; GO_function: GO:0003674 - molecular_function [Evidence ND]; GO_process: GO:0016568 - chromatin modification [Evidence IEA]; GO_process: GO:0006338 - chromatin remodeling [Evidence TAS] [PMID 12370299]; GO_process: GO:0006348 - chromatin silencing at telomere [Evidence IMP] [PMID 14673157]; GO_process: GO:0046020 - negative regulation of transcription from RNA polymerase II promoter by pheromones [Evidence IMP] [PMID 12624196]; GO_process: GO:0006355 - regulation of transcription, DNA-templated [Evidence IEA]; GO_process: GO:0006351 - transcription, DNA-templated [Evidence IEA]) — MDYYNERKFICELSGHSSLTYFEAVENEAIEAEIIIGSFPEPLKEPILRKVQFCQTSRLDTLVDDLYNQLRQDFYPGEVVIAKSNEQRIKVIIREKAKFNAITLSTGEVQPGYSRYRVEVVGDPTMEMAVDDTQLTRDRKLFTKIILRTFIKHAVSRESWSGAPWLVKSKYAEKYRIDTEIPTELLKQNPHYQQMLDRTKKQEMRQKAREEKARELAELKARNLELKAERKAQIWRNQRLKREEEKARLRGQNGSSEGTPYHSPQWILPNDQGVYSQQSSHFQYAGDVPGLSPIQAPSMGNIETMLPSISSVVGGPIVSTTPISIAPAVASSASSTRLGSSGSVTVVPSTSSKRSANQDDLLFIPTGEAPKRAPFRKDVLFSEGNDHLLTTLLESWLFLNVYHEPLLLDSFTFDDFVDVLKYADEETEIPLLNEIHCALLSAIVGTSNSELLISMPYYDREENEDTAEVDADEDVGKLESEAKHAYESDIENTNSQKVEDKMDIDTKDNNDSLEDNTSNHRASSFLRYQNVDWKERLKKRMFKDGGWQQIAISVLHSVNYVPEWTEIINEILSYMASSERGVTLAAAHTGYYELSFELRTRILEILCHLVYSSSVIRNHIDRSLEESTKLRKDRMDRQRETKGLVEQLKGLEVEKRGFISDEIAAQKEHHEQNEKQNGRAPVPLVDEAEMAKKNSEFAKVVSECDKITKTIEEYADLNKKCEEELIRLDCQRLRMLGKDRYYNRYWWFESNGMKRPESIGVKKTKSKTMKKEEVDEDIKEEDKHQGSHKIELGEEQDEPANDDDVGVKREEDGPDVDIEDPEPKNTQKNQVRSKPKKRPDRKPKTRSRKRSHVAEESDDEAEEESEDEGDTAEEVKEESEAEKEDTEDEENSGSTGNELVAEYEDSDEEEPVGYAMGRLWIQGPTEEDALVYLKREQSQIVANNKNNSKDEAANGTGSTALTPYDLKEKDESPVFLASYNDWAYYDTSEEIQALIEWLNPHGLRESKLLKELGLAKPYLLGSIEARKEDMEADKLSQMREIQETIDEEFGIISDDEDNNDVEASEETAGETNVLVEGVAGSEAAIEADLEGDPDNPPDDEIVVGRRRLRSRNSDVTSASAISPPQVETRRRGPGRPAKRVALDKEAIARERHKRMEDKQTRRESKNQRREELIAEMSSKVPSRVLAWTNSIVESTLGHTHYEGPLKKRGLRKSKPVHKEWTNDRR, encoded by the coding sequence ATGGATTATTACAATGAACGAAAATTTATCTGCGAGTTGAGTGGCCATAGTTCTCTGACTTATTTTGAAGCCGTCGAAAACGAAGCTATAGAAGCcgaaattattattggCAGCTTTCCCGAGCCTCTAAAAGAACCAATACTGAGAAAAGTCCAATTCTGTCAGACAAGCAGGTTAGACACTTTAGTAGACGATTTGTATAATCAACTTCGACAGGACTTTTACCCGGGAGAGGTGGTTATAGCCAAATCGAATGAACAGAGAATAAAGGTCATTATTAGGGAAAAAGCTAAATTCAATGCTATTACGCTTTCAACTGGCGAAGTTCAACCTGGTTACAGCCGGTATAGGGTTGAGGTCGTTGGTGATCCAACCATGGAGATGGCCGTTGATGATACGCAATTAACGCGGGATCGTAAGCTTTTCACTAAGATAATTTTGAGGACATTTATCAAGCATGCGGTGTCCAGAGAAAGTTGGAGCGGTGCTCCGTGGCTAGTAAAGTCAAAATatgctgaaaaatatcgaaTAGACACCGAAATCCCAACGGAGCTTCTGAAACAAAACCCCCACTATCAGCAAATGCTAGATCGAACTAAAAAACAGGAAATGCGTCAAAAAgccagagaagaaaaagctCGGGAACTAGCTGAGCTCAAAGCTCGCAATCTTGAGTTGAAGGCTGAAAGGAAGGCACAAATCTGGCGTAATCAAAGGTTGAAGagggaagaagaaaaggctAGACTGAGGGGTCAAAATGGCTCCAGTGAGGGAACCCCTTATCATAGTCCGCAATGGATATTGCCAAATGACCAGGGTGTATACTCACAGCAATCATCCCATTTTCAATACGCTGGGGATGTTCCAGGTCTAAGCCCAATTCAAGCGCCTAGTATGGGTAATATTGAAACTATGTTACCCAGTATTAGCAGTGTTGTTGGAGGGCCGATCGTTTCTACAACCCCCATCTCCATCGCACCGGCTGTGGCAAGTTCTGCTAGCAGTACCCGTCTTGGAAGTTCAGGTTCTGTGACTGTAGTACCATCCACCAGCAGTAAACGTTCGGCAAATCAAGACgatcttcttttcattCCTACGGGAGAAGCCCCAAAACGAGCACCATTTAGAAAAGACGTACTCTTCTCCGAAGGCAATGACCACCTGTTAACCACCCTTCTTGAAAGCTGGCTCTTTCTGAACGTATATCATGAGCCATTGTTACTAGACTCCTTTACATTTGATGATTTCGTCGACGTTTTAAAAtatgctgatgaagaaacagaGATTCCTTTATTGAATGAGATTCATTGTGCATTATTATCAGCTATTGTGGGAACATCCAACAGTGAACTACTTATATCAATGCCTTACTATGATAGGGAGGAAAACGAGGATACCGCTGAGGtagatgctgatgaggatgtTGGGAAATTGGAAAGCGAAGCTAAGCATGCCTACGAATCGGATATAGAAAATACGAATTCCCAAAAGGTAGAAGATAAAATGGACATCGATACAAAGGACAATAATGATTCGCTGGAGGATAACACTAGCAATCATCGTGCAAGTAGTTTTTTACGGTACCAAAATGTGGACTGGAAAGAACGTCTCAAAAAGCGCATGTTCAAAGATGGTGGTTGGCAACAAATTGCTATCTCTGTGTTACATTCAGTCAATTACGTCCCTGAGTGGACCGAGATCATCAATGAGATCTTGTCTTATATGGCTTCATCTGAACGTGGTGTCAcgcttgctgctgctcataCAGGTTATTATGAACTTTCTTTCGAACTGAGAACCCGTATCTTGGAAATTCTATGCCATCTCGTCTATTCCTCTTCTGTCATTCGTAATCACATTGACCGATCCTTAGAAGAGTCTACCAAACTTCGCAAAGATAGGATGGACCGACAGAGAGAGACGAAGGGATTAGTAGAGCAGCTGAAGGGTCTCGAAGTCGAGAAGCGCGGTTTCATCAGTGATGAGATTGCAGCTCAGAAAGAACACCATGAACAGAATGAGAAGCAAAATGGCCGAGCTCCAGTTCCACTTGTAGATGAAGCAGAAATGGCTAAGAAAAACTCAGAATTCGCTAAGGTGGTGAGCGAGTGTGATAAGATTACTAAGACGATCGAGGAGTATGCAGatttgaacaagaaatgTGAAGAAGAGCTTATTCGACTGGATTGTCAGCGTCTTCGTATGCTAGGCAAAGACAGATATTATAATCGATATTGGTGGTTTGAGTCTAATGGCATGAAGAGACCGGAAAGTATTGGTGTTAAAAAGACTAAATCTAAGACcatgaagaaagaagaagtggatGAAGATATCAAGGAAGAGGACAAACACCAGGGTTCACACAAAATCGAATTGGGGGAAGAACAGGATGAGCCAGcaaatgatgatgacgttGGTGTCAAAAGGGAAGAGGATGGTcctgatgttgatataGAGGATCCAGAGCCCAAAAATACTCAAAAAAACCAGGTGAGATCTAAACCCAAAAAGCGTCCCGATCGGAAACCCAAGACAAGATCTCggaagaggagccatgTTGCAGAAGAatctgacgacgaagctgAGGAAGAGTCCGAGGACGAAGGTGATACAGCTGAGGAAGTTAAAGAGGAATCTGAAGCCGAGAAGGAGGAtactgaagatgaagaaaactCTGGTTCTACTGGCAATGAGTTGGTGGCAGAGTATGAAGAttctgacgaagaagaaccagtgGGATATGCTATGGGCCGACTGTGGATACAGGGTCcgactgaagaagatgcgCTGGTATATTTGAAAAGAGAACAGAGCCAAATAGTTGCCAACAATAAGAATAACTCGAAAGATGAGGCTGCTAATGGCACTGGCTCCACAGCACTTACTCCATAtgatttgaaagaaaaagatgaGAGTCCTGTTTTCCTTGCTTCATACAATGACTGGGCATACTATGATACCTCGGAAGAAATTCAGGCTTTAATTGAGTGGTTGAATCCGCATGGTTTACGTGAGTCTAAGCTGTTGAAAGAGCTCGGGCTGGCTAAACCGTATTTATTAGGCAGTATTGAGGCACGTAAGGAAGACATGGAGGCAGACAAGCTGTCACAAATGCGTGAAATTCAGGAGACTATTGACGAAGAATTTGGTATTATCTccgatgatgaagacaatAATGATGTTGAGGCAAGTGAGGAGACGGCTGGTGAAACGAATGTTCTCGTTGAGGGTGTCGCTGGATCAGAAGCAGCTATAGAGGCCGATTTGGAAGGGGACCCGGATAATCCTCCGGATGACGAAATCGTTGTTGGCCGTCGGCGCCTGAGATCTAGAAACAGTGATGTCACGAGTGCATCGGCTATCAGTCCTCCACAAGTAGAAACTCGTCGACGAGGACCAGGACGTCCAGCGAAAAGAGTGGCTCTGGATAAGGAAGCGATTGCACGTGAGCGCCATAAACGTATGGAGGACAAACAAACTCGTAGGgaatcaaaaaatcaacGGCGCGAAGAACTTATTGCAGAGATGTCGTCAAAAGTTCCTTCTCGTGTCTTAGCATGGACCAACTCAATTGTTGAAAGTACCCTAGGTCACACTCATTATGAGGGTCCCTTAAAGAAACGAGGGCTTAGGAAATCAAAACCCGTTCATAAGGAATGGACTAATGACAGACGTTAG
- the BMS1 gene encoding GTPase BMS1 (GTPase required for ribosomal subunit synthesis and rRNA processing; required for synthesis of 40S ribosomal subunits and for processing the 35S pre-rRNA at sites A0, A1, and A2; interacts with Rcl1p, which stimulates its GTPase and U3 snoRNA binding activities; has similarity to Tsr1p; GO_component: GO:0030686 - 90S preribosome [Evidence IDA] [PMID 12150911]; GO_component: GO:0005737 - cytoplasm [Evidence IEA,IEA]; GO_component: GO:0005737 - cytoplasm [Evidence IDA] [PMID 10684247]; GO_component: GO:0005739 - mitochondrion [Evidence IDA] [PMID 14576278]; GO_component: GO:0005739 - mitochondrion [Evidence IDA] [PMID 16823961]; GO_component: GO:0005730 - nucleolus [Evidence IEA]; GO_component: GO:0005730 - nucleolus [Evidence IDA] [PMID 10684247]; GO_component: GO:0005634 - nucleus [Evidence IEA,IEA]; GO_component: GO:0005634 - nucleus [Evidence IDA] [PMID 10684247]; GO_function: GO:0005524 - ATP binding [Evidence IEA]; GO_function: GO:0005525 - GTP binding [Evidence IEA]; GO_function: GO:0005525 - GTP binding [Evidence IDA,IMP] [PMID 16307926]; GO_function: GO:0003924 - GTPase activity [Evidence IEA]; GO_function: GO:0003924 - GTPase activity [Evidence IDA,IMP] [PMID 16307926]; GO_function: GO:0034511 - U3 snoRNA binding [Evidence IDA] [PMID 16307926]; GO_function: GO:0003729 - mRNA binding [Evidence IDA] [PMID 23222640]; GO_function: GO:0000166 - nucleotide binding [Evidence IEA]; GO_process: GO:0006184 - GTP catabolic process [Evidence IEA]; GO_process: GO:0006364 - rRNA processing [Evidence IDA] [PMID 11565749]; GO_process: GO:0042255 - ribosome assembly [Evidence IDA] [PMID 11565749]; GO_process: GO:0042254 - ribosome biogenesis [Evidence IEA,IEA]) — protein MVDRTPDEPPPVIVAVVGPPGTGKTTLIKSLVRRFTKHTLSEIKGPITVVSGKRRRLTFLECTNDLNSMIDIAKVADLILLMIDGNFGLEMETMEFLNILAPHGFPRILGVTTHLDLFKSVSTMRASKKALKHRFWTEVYQGAKLFYLSGVINGRYPDREILNLARFISVMKFRPLKWRNEHPYLVCDRVVDITHPSLIEENSKVDRKVTLYGYVHGTPLPYLNARVHIPGIGDLTAKEVERLPDPCPTPFAVKQEEQNSAGPKRRRRLDDKMKLIYAPMSDVGGVLIDKDAVYIDVGKESFIPGQEQGVGERLVTGLQNAKSTLGEVSESSGIQLFSSGEVFDELAGDDGEDEEEREGADQGRTHLRSGKSVGGSISNSLDNDDGDDADEDGDENPEDDDFDDSVHFEKRYNDNGEQSEDFAFADSDSDLGDFEDDEDSPELRWKSNLSRNATDEFRKNSRRFNINKLLYLDNISPEDVIKRWTGVDEEEEIEESIEDDEEDFFTQKKSLQYSIEDDSQAECNVDEIVKKWTNPESFTEISHVFYVAPKMPGVGGEAESDEEVFGDFEDLEDGEDNDNTKNREEHNAQVETKEDASEDEGDSTSENDDGTMISKDKTVAELRAENAAKKEKLRLQIEEQDNEDREFGAEDPEGENETWHDLEKAKIAKQLEINRAEFDQMDPTTRDRVEGFRAGAYVRIVFDGIPCEFIENFDPIYPVLIGGLLTNEERFGFSQVRIKRHRWYKKILKTNDPIIVSLGWRRFQTIPMYTTSDSRTRNRMLKYTPEHMHCTATFYGPLVSPNTGFCAVTSVASKDATANFRICATGTVMEVDQTVEVVKKLKLVGYPYKIFKNTAFIKDMFTSALEVAKFEGASIKTVSGVRGQIKRALSKPEGHFRATFEDKVLMSDIIILRAWYQILPRKFYNPVTSLLLQDKVNWSGMRLTGQVRADMGIELTNNPNSQYGKIERATRRFNSLKVPKAIQSNLPFKSQIHAMKPQKKETYLQKRAVVLNGEEKKARDLMVKVMTLRNEKEAKRSAKKKEQREQYVKKLAKNEEKRADRERREKKEYFRKEGRKRSASEAQSASGSSKRTKH, from the coding sequence ATGGTGGACAGGACACCCGATGAACCCCCTCCTGTAATTGTAGCCGTTGTGGGCCCACCTGGAACGGGCAAAACTACTCTTATCAAAAGTTTGGTCAGAAGATTCACCAAACACACTCTCTCCGAAATCAAGGGTCCCATTACAGTGGTCTCTGGTAAAAGGAGACGACTGACATTTCTAGAGTGCACAAATGATTTAAACTCGATGATTGACATTGCCAAGGTAGCCGACCTGATCTTGTTAATGATCGATGGAAACTTCGgtttggaaatggaaaCGATGGaatttttaaatattttggcGCCCCATGGATTTCCAAGAATATTGGGTGTGACTACCcatttggatttgttcAAGAGTGTTAGCACGATGAGAGCTTCCAAAAAAGCCCTCAAGCATAGATTTTGGACTGAGGTGTACCAGGGTGCTAAGCTTTTTTAtctttcaggggtaatcaATGGAAGGTACCCTGATAGGGAAATTCTTAATTTGGCAAGGTTTATCTCTGTCATGAAATTCAGACCTTTGAAGTGGAGAAACGAGCACCCCTACTTGGTTTGTGACCGAGTAGTTGATATTACTCATCCCTCTTTGATCGAAGAAAACTCAAAAGTAGACAGAAAGGTAACTCTGTATGGTTATGTTCATGGAACACCACTACCATATCTCAACGCTCGTGTTCATATTCCTGGAATTGGAGACTTGACTGCGAAAGAAGTAGAGAGGCTACCTGATCCTTGCCCTACTCCGTTCGCAGTGAAACAAGAGGAGCAAAACTCTGCGGGTCCCAAACGTCGAAGACGTTTGGATGATAAAATGAAGTTGATCTATGCTCCTATGAGTGACGTTGGAGGTGTTCTGATAGATAAGGATGCGGTTTACATTGATGTGGGTAAGGAGAGCTTTATCCCTGGCCAGGAACAAGGTGTGGGTGAGCGGCTAGTAACTGGGCTACAAAATGCTAAGAGCACTTTGGGCGAAGTCTCTGAATCTTCCGGAATTCAACTTTTCAGTAGTGGTGAAGTTTTTGATGAACTTGCTGGAGACGACGgcgaagatgaggaagaaagagaaggagCGGATCAGGGTCGAACACATCTTCGAAGCGGTAAATCTGTCGGAGGTTCAATTTCTAATTCACtcgataatgatgatggtgatgatgccGATGAGGACGGGGATGAGAACccagaagatgatgatttcGATGATTCTGTtcattttgaaaaaagatACAATGATAATGGAGAGCAATCCGAGGACTTTGCATTTGCTGATAGTGATTCTGATCTTGGAGattttgaagatgacgaagattcCCCTGAATTGAGGTGGAAATCTAATCTTTCTCGGAATGCTACCGATGAATTTCGGAAAAATAGCAGACGATTCAACATAAACAAACTGTTATATCTGGATAATATCAGCCCGGAAGATGTAATTAAGAGGTGGACTGGGgtggatgaagaagaagaaatagaGGAGAGTATTgaggacgacgaagaggaTTTCTTCACTCAAAAGAAATCGCTTCAATATTCAATTGAAGACGACAGTCAGGCGGAGTGTAACGTAGATGAAATAGTGAAGAAATGGACTAATCCTGAATCGTTTACGGAGATTTCTCATGTATTTTATGTTGCTCCCAAAATGCCAGGTGTTGGAGGTGAAGCTGAgagtgatgaagaagtgTTTGGTGACTTCGAGGATTTAGAAGATGGAGAGGATAATGACAACACAAAAAACAGGGAAGAACACAATGCACAAGTAGAGACAAAAGAGGATGCAAGCGAGGATGAGGGAGATTCAACTTctgaaaatgatgatggAACTATGATCTCGAAAGACAAAACTGTGGCTGAGCTGAGAGCCGAGAATGCTGCTAAAAAGGAGAagcttcgtcttcaaatTGAGGAGCAAGACAATGAAGATCGCGAATTTGGAGCGGAAGATCCCGAAGGTGAGAATGAGACCTGGCATGATCTAGAGAAAGCCAAGATAGCCAAGCAGTTAGAGATAAACAGAGCGGAATTTGATCAGATGGATCCAACTACTCGTGATCGCGTTGAGGGTTTCCGTGCAGGCGCCTATGTTCGAATTGTGTTTGATGGTATACCGTGTGAATTTATTGAGAATTTTGATCCCATTTATCCCGTGCTTATTGGTGGACTTCTAACCAACGAGGAGAGGTTTGGATTTTCTCAAGTTCGTATAAAGCGGCACAGATGGTATAAGAAAATTCTGAAGACGAATGATCCAATTATTGTATCTCTTGGATGGAGAAGATTCCAGACCATTCCAATGTATACTACCTCAGACTcgagaacaagaaacagaaTGTTGAAGTATACTCCAGAGCATATGCATTGCACAGCTACATTTTATGGACCCTTGGTTTCGCCTAATACTGGCTTTTGTGCGGTTACATCTGTGGCTAGTAAGGATGCGACTGCCAACTTCAGGATCTGTGCCACTGGTACCGTGATGGAAGTGGATCAAACTGTTGAAGTCGTAAAGAAGCTCAAACTTGTTGGCTATCCATACAAAATTTTTAAGAACACTGCGTTCATTAAAGATATGTTTACCTCCGCATTAGAAGTTGCAAAGTTTGAAGGTGCCTCCATTAAGACGGTTTCAGGCGTAAGGGGGCAAATCAAACGGGCCTTGTCCAAGCCTGAGGGCCATTTCAGAGCGACATTTGAAGACAAGGTGCTTATGagtgatattattattctacGTGCTTGGTATCAGATACTCCCTCGCAAGTTTTATAATCCTGTTACCTCACTTCTTCTACAGGATAAGGTGAATTGGTCGGGAATGAGGCTAACAGGCCAAGTGCGTGCTGATATGGGAATCGAGCTGACCAATAATCCCAACTCACAATATGGTAAGATTGAAAGGGCTACTAGGCGTTTCAATTCTTTGAAGGTTCCAAAGGCAATTCAATCTAACTTGCCCTTCAAATCTCAAATCCATGCCATGAAGCcacaaaagaaagagacCTACCTGCAGAAGCGTGCAGTTGTCTTGAACGGCgaggagaagaaggctCGTGACTTGATGGTGAAAGTCATGACCTTGCGTAACGAAAAAGAAGCGAAGCGTAGtgctaagaagaaggagcaAAGAGAGCAATATGTCAAGAAACTTGCCAAAAACGAGGAAAAGCGTGCTGATAGGGAACGACGGGAAAAGAAGGAATATTTCCGTAAAGAAGGTAGAAAGCGTTCAGCATCGGAGGCTCAATCAGCATCTGGAAGTTccaaaagaacaaaacaTTGA